The Herpetosiphonaceae bacterium genomic sequence GAGCAATTGCGTTAACGTTGATACCATGCGCGGCCCACTCGTTGGCGAGCGCTTTGGTCAGGCCCGCGACAGCGTGCTTTGCCGCCGTGTAGGCGGGCACGCGAATGCCGCCCTGGAACGAGAGCAGCGACGCGATGTTGATGATTTTGCCTCGGCCCTGCGCGTGCATCACGCGGCCCGACGCCTGCGACAGCGCCCAGACGCCGACGAGATTAACGTCGAGGACGGTGGTAAAGTCGGCCAGATCGGTTGCCACGGCTTCCGCGCGCCGGATAATACCGGCGTTGTTGACCAGAATATCGATCCGGCCCAGCGCCTGCACCGTCTGATCGACCACGCCGAGCGCCGCCTCAGGACGACCGAGGTCGGCGGCGAATGCATGGCCGCGTCGTCCGGCTGCCTCGACCGCTGCCAGCGTGGCAGCAGCCTGGCCGGAGTGCGAGACGATCGCGATATCCGCGCCCGCCTGCGCCAGAGCAATCGCCATCGCCTGGCCTAGCCCTTTATTCCCGCCGGTGACGAGCGCGACCTGCCCGTCCAGCCGAAAAAGATCGAGGATCATCATGCTCCTTTTCGCTAGCGCTATCTGCCCTTCAACAGCCCGACCGTCTTTTGGACCCAGGCATGCGCCGGATCGAACGAAACTGCCTGCGTGCGATGCTCGCCCGCAAGCATCCAGAGAAAATAGTTGGTGTAGCCCGGCGCGCTGCACGTCGTATGGTAGCCGTGCGGCACCATCAGGATCGTCGAGTCCTGCACGGTGTAGGTGGTGTCGTAGCCGCGATCGGGGCTGTAGTGGCGGGCGTGCCCGAAGCCGCCCGGCTGATCCACGCGAAAGTAGTACAGCTCCTCGTGGAATGCCTCGCGCGGCAGGTCGTCGACCTCGTGCTTGTGCGGCGGATAGGTCGACCAGTTGCCGCTTGGCACCAGCGTCTCGCCGACAATCAGCCGACGCGCGGGCAGATCCGGCTGATCGCTGCTGGTCAGCATGTTGCGCAGCTCGCGGCTGAAGCTGGCAGCGCCCATCTGGTTGGTCGTCACCTGCTCCGGCTGGATCACGTACGCCTCGGCCTTCAGATCCGATGGCGCGGAGCAGAGTCCCGCATCCAGGCTGCCGCGCGCGGTGATCGTGTAGGAGGTATTGGCTGGCAGATAGACCGCGTGGGGCTTCCCGGCAAAGGGATTGGGCCGCTTGCCGACGTTCTCAAAGCTGTTGCCGCCCGCCTCGATGCTGCATCGCCCGCCGAACAGCACCAGCAGCACCTCGCGCTGGCCTGTGTTGCCCGTGTGGGAGGCTCCGTCGGGGAGCACCAGCCGCGCAAAATCGATCAGGCGGCACGGATTCTCACGGGCCGGGTTCAGACCTTGCTCGCCGCCGATCGACGTAAAATAGGTTGCCATAGGTATCCTCTCCTATCTCGCTGCCGGATCACACGATGGAGCTTGTGCCCAGCCCGCGCGCTTCGATCTCAAGCGACGCCAGAATAAACGGCCCGACGCCTTTATCATCGTTCGAGGCCCCGCGCTCGCCGACGTAGTAGGCGAAGGAGCCGTCCCGGTAGGGATTGCCGCCCAGACCGGCGACCGCGCACGTCTTGTCGAGCGTGACCAGGCCCTCGGCATCGATCGTGATGAACTCCTGCACGATTCCCTGGTAGCCCCGGCGCGCGATGGTCATGAAATGCTCAGGCAGGTAGCCCTTTCTGACGCCTTTGGCGAGGGCGTATACGAACATGCACGAGGCCGACGACTCAAGATAATTGCCCTCGCGCGGTCCCTGATCGAGCACCTGATACCATAGACCGGTAGCGTGATCCTGAACCTGCGCCAGCGCCTCGCTCATGCGATTCAAGATCGCGATCATCTCGCCACGCCGGGGATGCGTCTCTGGCAAATCGTCGAGCACATCGACGAGCGCCATGCCGAACCAGCCCATCGCCCGCCCCCAAAAGTGCGGCGCGCGGCCCGTCTCCGGATCAGCCCAGCGCTGTTGTTTGCTCTCATCCCAGGCGTGATACAGCAGCCCTGTCCGGGGATCGCGCGTATGCTCCTCGATCAGCACGATCTGGTGCGCAATATCGTCGAATGCGGCGGGATCGTCGAAGGTGCGCGCGTACGCGGCGTAGAACGGCGCGGCCATATAGATCCCATCCAGCCACATCTGATCGGGATAGATCTGCTTATGCCAGAAGCCGCCTGAGGACGTGCGCGGCTGGCTCGCTAGCTGCTGCCGCAGGTGCAAGATCGCCAGCCTGTAGCGCTGATCGCACGTCACCTCGTACAGCGGAAACAGCACCTTGCCGGGATTGATCTGGTCAAGGTTGTACTCATGCAGGCGATAGCTGCGAATCGTGCCGTCCGGATCGACAAACCGATCGATCGTATCCTTGACGAAGCGCCAGTAGCGATCACGGCCCGTCGCGCGCCAGACCTGCTCAAGCGCCTTGAGCACCAGGCCGTCCTCGTAGTGCCACCTGGCAGATTCGGGCGCACGACGAGCGATCACCGAGTCTGCCATCCGCACCGACCAGCGCTGCTCTGCTGCCAGCGGATGATGTTCTATCTGCGCTGCGTTCATCTCGCCCCCTCTCCAGGCACTCGCTCGTCCAGACCCGCGTGAGCGGAGCAGCCGCTACCAGCGATCGTGGATTGCCGCCCGAAAATACCGATCATAGACCTGTCGAACGCGCGCCATCGCGGCATCCGAAAGCGCGGGCAGCTCGATCGCGCGCACGTTATCCTCGGCCTGCCGCTCATCTTTCGCGCCGGGAATGGCCGCCGTGACTTCGGGAAACATTAAGATCCAGCGCAGGGCAAGCTGCGCCAGGCTCGCGCCTGCGGGCACCAGCGCCCGCAGCTCCTCGACCGCCTTCAGCCCGGCCTCGTAATCCACGCCGCTAAAGGTTTCGCCCTGATCGAACGTCTCGCCGTGGCGATTGTAGCTGCGGTGATCGGACGCGGCGAACTGCGAGTCTGGCCGCAGCTTGCCGCTCAAGAGGCCGCTCGCCAGCGGCACGCGGGCCAGAATGCCCACCCGCCGCTCACGAGCCGTGGGGAAGAGCTGCTCCGCCGGTTTGAGCCGAAACATGTTGAAGATGATCTGCACCGATTGCACGCCGGGATACTGAATCGCGCGCAGCGCCTCGTCGACGCGCTCGACGCTCACGCCGTAGTAGCGCAGCTTGCCCGCCTGCGCCAGATCATCCAGCACGCCGAAGACCTCCGGCATCTCGTACACCGCTGAGGGCGGACAGTGCAGTTGCAGCAGATCGAGCGCCTCCGTCTCCAGGTTGCGCAGGCTGCGCTCGACAAAGGCGGTCAGGTTCTCGCGGGTATAGCCACCGGCGACATGCGGATTGAGGCGGCGGCCCGCTTTCGTGGCGACGATCATCTGCTCGCTGCGCTCTCGCCGCACCTGCGCGATCAGCCGCTCGGCATGACCATCGCCATACACGTCGGCGGTATCGAAAAAGTTAACGCCCAGGTCGAGCGCCGTGTGCAGCGCCCGCAGCGATTTCTGGTCGTCGGTCGGCCCCCAGGAGCCGCCCATCGCCCAGGTGCCGCAGCCGATTGCCGAGATTCGCCAGCCGGTCCGTCCAAGCTCTCGATACTCCATCCTCTTGCTCCTTGAGCGGTCGCAGCGCGCCTATCCCGGCGGATACAGCCGCTCGTACCACCCGGCTTGCCGCTCGATCGCGGCCTGATGCTCGGCCCAGCGCGCCATATTCGGCTGCGCCACGGCTCCCAGCGTCGCCGGTCGCTCGTCCAGGCTG encodes the following:
- a CDS encoding SDR family NAD(P)-dependent oxidoreductase, with amino-acid sequence MMILDLFRLDGQVALVTGGNKGLGQAMAIALAQAGADIAIVSHSGQAAATLAAVEAAGRRGHAFAADLGRPEAALGVVDQTVQALGRIDILVNNAGIIRRAEAVATDLADFTTVLDVNLVGVWALSQASGRVMHAQGRGKIINIASLLSFQGGIRVPAYTAAKHAVAGLTKALANEWAAHGINVNAIA
- the iolB gene encoding 5-deoxy-glucuronate isomerase, which translates into the protein MATYFTSIGGEQGLNPARENPCRLIDFARLVLPDGASHTGNTGQREVLLVLFGGRCSIEAGGNSFENVGKRPNPFAGKPHAVYLPANTSYTITARGSLDAGLCSAPSDLKAEAYVIQPEQVTTNQMGAASFSRELRNMLTSSDQPDLPARRLIVGETLVPSGNWSTYPPHKHEVDDLPREAFHEELYYFRVDQPGGFGHARHYSPDRGYDTTYTVQDSTILMVPHGYHTTCSAPGYTNYFLWMLAGEHRTQAVSFDPAHAWVQKTVGLLKGR
- a CDS encoding glycoside hydrolase family 88 protein; the encoded protein is MNAAQIEHHPLAAEQRWSVRMADSVIARRAPESARWHYEDGLVLKALEQVWRATGRDRYWRFVKDTIDRFVDPDGTIRSYRLHEYNLDQINPGKVLFPLYEVTCDQRYRLAILHLRQQLASQPRTSSGGFWHKQIYPDQMWLDGIYMAAPFYAAYARTFDDPAAFDDIAHQIVLIEEHTRDPRTGLLYHAWDESKQQRWADPETGRAPHFWGRAMGWFGMALVDVLDDLPETHPRRGEMIAILNRMSEALAQVQDHATGLWYQVLDQGPREGNYLESSASCMFVYALAKGVRKGYLPEHFMTIARRGYQGIVQEFITIDAEGLVTLDKTCAVAGLGGNPYRDGSFAYYVGERGASNDDKGVGPFILASLEIEARGLGTSSIV
- a CDS encoding aldo/keto reductase; this encodes MEYRELGRTGWRISAIGCGTWAMGGSWGPTDDQKSLRALHTALDLGVNFFDTADVYGDGHAERLIAQVRRERSEQMIVATKAGRRLNPHVAGGYTRENLTAFVERSLRNLETEALDLLQLHCPPSAVYEMPEVFGVLDDLAQAGKLRYYGVSVERVDEALRAIQYPGVQSVQIIFNMFRLKPAEQLFPTARERRVGILARVPLASGLLSGKLRPDSQFAASDHRSYNRHGETFDQGETFSGVDYEAGLKAVEELRALVPAGASLAQLALRWILMFPEVTAAIPGAKDERQAEDNVRAIELPALSDAAMARVRQVYDRYFRAAIHDRW